The Cryptococcus gattii WM276 chromosome F, complete sequence genome segment GTCCTTGGCTCTAGCGATACAACAGCCCCTTGAATGCTCTGAAGACCATGGTGAATGATTCGGTTTATGGAGTCGTGGCGCTGCTGGGCCCAGGAGTTTCTGGAGCGGCAGAGCTCGTCATGCCCAAGGGGAGAGTCGGACCCACAAAAGGTGCAGATTGCTATGGAAGACCCTACCAGAGTTCGGTCATGGAGACCTGTGGCGACCTCTTGGTTGGATAGTCGAAGCGGCTGGAAGTAGGGAATCACATCGAGCCAGCGCTTGCCGATCTTGGATGCATTTTCTATGAGTCTCTTGCGTTGTGGGTCATTCAAGCCTTCAAGGATGGTTGTTTGCTGGAGATCCCATAGGGAAGCGCACAGCTCACGTTGGGTAGGAGTGGGAGTGTTGTCTGAGGTGTCGAGATTAAAGATGTTGGCAAGGTGCTTGTCTGATTGTGCTACTGCCGCTTTGTAAGCTAGGGGAGCTATGTCTGTGAATGAGAGGAGACCTAGACCGCCAAAACGGGCTGGGAGATGGCTCAGCTTCTTTCCTAGCATGTTCTCGGCCTCGGATCCCTCTGTCTGCCTTGTCCTCATTCTCTGCACCTCGTTCCACAATTCCTGatccatcttctcccaGTAGTCCTTCAGGTCGTCACTCTTGAGGCTGCGTTGGAGGTGGCGTAAATTCTGTTGGACACAGAAGCGTAGTAGGAGCAAGGCGTGTTGGTGCGGCAGATCCTTCAGTCTGGCTATCTTCCTTGCTTCATTCTCCACCTTGGCTTTCAGAAATCCCTCCCTGGCCTTCTTCGGTCCTA includes the following:
- a CDS encoding Hypothetical protein (Similar to TIGR gene model, INSD accession AAW43760.1; CNE05380) translates to MADAVEKHAPVLWRTCKWAYGEPSDLICGDTILQSSQGVRQGDPFGPLFFSIALRPTLHALSITLGPDTQVVAYLDDIYLFSRDPNIMQRTQAFLADKEDVIKLNHNKCKLITFTEMAENGFKMLGTMVGPKKAREGFLKAKVENEARKIARLKDLPHQHALLLLRFCVQQNLRHLQRSLKSDDLKDYWEKMDQELWNEVQRMRTRQTEGSEAENMLGKKLSHLPARFGGLGLLSFTDIAPLAYKAAVAQSDKHLANIFNLDTSDNTPTPTQRELCASLWDLQQTTILEGLNDPQRKRLIENASKIGKRWLDVIPYFQPLRLSNQEVATGLHDRTLVGSSIAICTFCGSDSPLGHDELCRSRNSWAQQRHDSINRIIHHGLQSIQGAVVSLEPRTLEGQRRNDLRVRGRCGLHATDYDLKVYCLNDRDARSTTSAKPASTPLANHVLNRCLSWLDKISQNTTKKAPATHSGQFKAVVMSTGGLVSRETADEIRRWRKEMSPAVFERMMGKISLELVRARARTFAM